In Nodosilinea sp. PGN35, the genomic stretch ATGCCACCGGTCAGGGCCGTCACCAGGGCGGAGTGGGCACTGGGCATGCCGCCGGTTTCTACCATCACCCGCAGGTTGAGCTTGCGGTGGCGCACCAGCTCGATAATAGCCTTGAGGCCCTGGGCCGTGAAGCAGGCAATCAGAGCTACCACAAGCACATGGTTGTTGAAGATGTCGCTGAAACTATCCATCGGCGCAGGCAAACCCCAATAGGTACGGGTGACTAGTAGGTACGGGCAACAATGTAGTCGGCGATCGCCAGCAGGGGCTGGTTTAGATCGCCAAACTCCGCCAGGCTTTCCTTGGCTGCCTCAATCAGCTGGTCGGCTTGGCGGCGCGATTCTTCCAGCCCCCACAGGCTGGGGTAGGTCACCTTTTGGGCGGTGATATCTTTGCCCACCGACTTGCCCAGGGTTTCGGGGGTCGAGGTGATGTCGAGAATGTCGTCCACAATTTGGAAGGCCAGGCCAATGCGTTGGGCGTACTGGCGCAGGCTTTCAATGGCCTCGTCGCTAGCACCCGCCAGCAGCGCGCCGGAGGTGACCGAAATTTCTAGCAGTGCCGCCGTCTTGTGGTTGTGGATGTAGTTGAGGGTCTCCAGGGTCACATCGGGATTGCCCTCGCTGGCCAGATCCACAATCTGGCCCCCCACCAAGCCTTCGCCCCCCACGGCCTTGCCCAGCCCGGCAATCACCCGCAGCACCCGCTCGGGGGCTGCCCCCTGGGTTTGGGTGGCCACGTATTCAAAGGCGTAGGTGAGCAGGGCGTCGCCCGCCAAAATCGCCACGTCGTCGCCGTAGACCTTGTGGTTGGTCAGGCGGCCCCGGCGGTAGTCGTCGTTGTCCATCGACGGCAGATCGTCGTGGATCAGCGACATGGTGTGGATCATCTCCAGGGCGCAGGCGGTGGGCATGGCCACCGCTGCACTACCACCCACCAGTTCACAGCTGGCCAGACAGAGAATTGGACGCAGGCGCTTGCCCCCGGCCAGCAGCGAGTAGCGCATGGACTCGTAGAGAGTTTCGGGGTAGCGCAGGGGCAGGGCCAGATCGAGGGCAGCTTCCACCTGGGGACGACGCTCTGCCAGGTAGGATTCTAGGTCAAAGGATCCGGCAGCAGCGGGTCTGGAGTCGAGGGAGTTGGTTGGCACCATGGCGGCAGGCAAATTGAAACGCGACAGAATGGGTTTAGAGGGGACAGCCCCTGCGTTTAAAGGCGGTTGCGGTAGCTGGTAACGGTGTTCTCCAGCAGCATGGCTACGGTCATGGGGCCAACACCCCCCGGCACCGGGGTAATCGCTCCGGCCACCGGCTCCACCGAGGCAAAATCGACATCCCCCACCAGCCGGGCTGAGCCGTCGGGCTGCTCGACCCGGTTGATGCCCACATCGATGACTGTACCGCCCGGCTTCACGTCCGCAGCAGTAATCATACCGGGACGGCCCACCGCCGCCACTAGAATATCAGCTTGCCGCATCACCGCGGCCAAATCGGGGGTGCGCGAGTGGGCTATGGTGACGGTGGCGTTGGCCTCCAGCAGCATCAGGGCCATGGGCTTGCCCACCAGAATGCTGCGCCCCACCACCACCGCTGTGGCTCCGGCGGGGTCAATCTTGGCGGCCTCTAGCAGCCGCATGACACCGTAGGGGGTGCAGCTGCGCAGGCCCGGTTCGCCCCGCACCAGCCGACCCAGATTGATCGGGTGCAGGCCGTCGGCATCTTTGTCGGGGTCGATGGCGAGCAGCAGGGCTACGGCGTCGAGGTGAGCGGGCAGGGGCAGCTGCACCAAAATGCCGTCTACGCTGGGGTCAGCGTTGAGCTGCTGAATCAGGTCGGCCACCTCCCGCTGGGAGACGGTGGCGGGCAGATGCTTGCCGTAGGAGGCAATGCCCACCCGGCTACAGGCCCGCTCTTTGTTGCGCACGTAGGCGGCGCTGGCGGGGTTGTCGCCCACCATAATCACCGCCAGCCCCGGCGGACGGTGTCCCTGGGTGGTGTAGGCCTGAACAGCGGCGGCCAGATCGGTTTGAATTTGGGCGGCCAGGGCTTTGCCGTCGAGCAGTTGAGTCATGGCTGGGTGCGCTAACCTGGATCTCGGACACAATCGCGGTTGAACCCAGGGCCAGCGTGGTGCGGCTAGGGGCTCAACGTCTTTTCAGTGTCTCAGATTTTGCTCCTCTGGCAGCCTGCGATCGCCCCTTTGCGCCCTAAAAAGCTCCTATGAACGATTTAAAGCGTCGGTTTACCCACTGCGGAGTAGTTGGTCTAGCCCTGGTGGCGGTCACCAGCTGCGGAGCCAGCGTCGATGCTACGGTGGGCTATTCGCTGCGCGATCGCCTCAGCACCTGGCCCGGCCTCGCCTGGCTCGACCCCGTCACACCCATCGGAGAGGCGGGCCAAAGCCGCCGGGATACGGTCTATCTGGCGGGCACCGTAGGTCGCCATCTGCCCCTGGTGGGTCAGGGCCTGTACGAACTCAGCGACGACTCGGGCTCAATCTGGGTGCTCAGCGCCGCTGCGCCCCCGCCAACGGGTGCTCCGCTCACCCTGCGGGCCGTCATTCAGTACGAGCAAATTTTGCTGAGCGGCCAGGACATTGGCGAGTACTACGCTGAAGAATTAGAGCGCCTGCCCCAGGAATCTCCATGACGGTTTACCGTAACGGCCCGCCAGCGTTCTTTCTCCGTTGTAGGGGCCTGGAAAATGGTAGTCTCTTAGAAATGCTGTGTATAGTCATTCACACTGGTAGGAGAGGATTAGGGTAAATGAAACAACTGGTTGGCCTACTCGTTGCGCTGGCAGTGCTATTTGGCTGGGTAAGCAGCCCCGCTGTGGCGCAGCCCATCTCTGGGCCCATCTTTGGGGCAGACCTTTTGAGCGCCCCCCTTGAGGCCACGGCCTGGCTGGCAGAGGCACCGCAGAATGCGGTAGATGCCAAGCTCAAGACAGAATACGGGGCTAAATTAGACCTCAACAACGCCAACGTACAGGGCTTTAGAAAGTTTCCTGGGCTGTACCCCACCCTGGCGCGCAAGATTCTGATCAATGCTCCCTACGAGAGCGTTGACGATGTGCTCGACCTGCCGGGTTTGAGCGAGCAGCAGCTGGATATTCTGCGCAAGAACCTGGATAACTTTACGGTTACCGTGCCCGACTCGGCCTTTGTGGAAGGCGGCGATCGCTTTAATAACGGCGTCTATAAGTAGACAGCGGGCCATCCCCTGTTCGGCTGCGCTGTCCCATGTAGAACCCTGGTTGGTCAGGTTGGCTAGACGCCAACATTGGTTGACCAGGGTTTTTTAGCACCCTACTGTTGGTATTACTCTCGGGAGTCGTCTTTGACCCAGTCTGATCTATCCTCCCTTGCGTCACCCCAGGGCAACTCCTTTGACGTGCTGGTAATTGGGGGCGGCGCAGCCGGGCTCTACGCGGCGCTGTCGATTCCGCCCCGGTGGCGCATTGGCCTGGTGACCAAAGACACCCTGTCAATTTCCGCCAGCGACTGGGCCCAGGGGGGCATCGCCGCCGCCATCGGCGTTGACGATGCGGTTTCGCTCCATGTAGCCGATACCCTGGTGGCCGGAGCCGGGCTGTGCGATGCCCCGGCGGTGGAGCACCTGGCCAGCAAGGCCGCCCCCTGCATCCAGCGCCTGGTGGAGCTGGGGGTGGCCTTCGATCGCACCGAGGGCCAGCTGGCCATGACCCTGGAGGCGGCCCACTCCCGCCGCCGCGTGCTCCACGCTGCCGACACTACCGGAAGGGCGATCGTGTCGATTTTGGCCGAGGCGGTGCTCCAGCGGCCCAATATAACAGTGCTTGAAAGTGCCTTTGCCCTCGACCTGTGGATGGCAGAAGGCCGCTGCCGGGGGGCGCTGGTGGCCCACAGGCAGCGGCTTCAGTGGCTCTCGGCCCAGGCCACGGTGCTGGCCACGGGCGGCGGCGGTCAGGTCTACGCCCAGACCACCAACCCCGCCGCCAGCACGGGCGATGGCGTGGCCATGGCCTGGCGGGCTGGGGCCCAGCTGCGGGATTTAGAATTTGTCCAGTTTCACCCCACCTCCCTGGCGGAGCCGGGGGCACCGCCCTTCTTAATCAGCGAGGCGGTGCGGGGGGAAGGCGCACACCTGGTCGATCGCCAGGGCTACCGCTTT encodes the following:
- the psbU gene encoding photosystem II complex extrinsic protein PsbU, which produces MKQLVGLLVALAVLFGWVSSPAVAQPISGPIFGADLLSAPLEATAWLAEAPQNAVDAKLKTEYGAKLDLNNANVQGFRKFPGLYPTLARKILINAPYESVDDVLDLPGLSEQQLDILRKNLDNFTVTVPDSAFVEGGDRFNNGVYK
- the folD gene encoding bifunctional methylenetetrahydrofolate dehydrogenase/methenyltetrahydrofolate cyclohydrolase FolD; amino-acid sequence: MTQLLDGKALAAQIQTDLAAAVQAYTTQGHRPPGLAVIMVGDNPASAAYVRNKERACSRVGIASYGKHLPATVSQREVADLIQQLNADPSVDGILVQLPLPAHLDAVALLLAIDPDKDADGLHPINLGRLVRGEPGLRSCTPYGVMRLLEAAKIDPAGATAVVVGRSILVGKPMALMLLEANATVTIAHSRTPDLAAVMRQADILVAAVGRPGMITAADVKPGGTVIDVGINRVEQPDGSARLVGDVDFASVEPVAGAITPVPGGVGPMTVAMLLENTVTSYRNRL
- the crtE gene encoding geranylgeranyl diphosphate synthase CrtE — its product is MVPTNSLDSRPAAAGSFDLESYLAERRPQVEAALDLALPLRYPETLYESMRYSLLAGGKRLRPILCLASCELVGGSAAVAMPTACALEMIHTMSLIHDDLPSMDNDDYRRGRLTNHKVYGDDVAILAGDALLTYAFEYVATQTQGAAPERVLRVIAGLGKAVGGEGLVGGQIVDLASEGNPDVTLETLNYIHNHKTAALLEISVTSGALLAGASDEAIESLRQYAQRIGLAFQIVDDILDITSTPETLGKSVGKDITAQKVTYPSLWGLEESRRQADQLIEAAKESLAEFGDLNQPLLAIADYIVARTY